The Corallococcus caeni genome includes a region encoding these proteins:
- a CDS encoding AHH domain-containing protein, which translates to MRAFVIAVLMLLTAGCATTRVVNLNTGYGKTISYTPLESDPVEIGRDAFKQAVTQLVLDMKLDVAFKEVEWDDRRSLLASNGGVVDGAQGRAVPSAYERICQRQDDPNGCMGMLAGGLTFGPMERRMMALYFALDTVWEGVEDAIRDMVNGAALRAMVTTMIGTALVMLVAPEPITKVIAVALTASLIAYLGTGPVWNLGRGFLRLMDESRDAANVSELERAGHRFGKILGDNGARVLVIVALSALGGKNAMAAQGPRMPGFAQAAVRAEAEGGFVLAGALSGGVQAISVSSAGVLNISLAPTAVAAVAMGPGAGVGARPAVGTGGGIQGDPDGDVHHICTDKNEVSTASGGPWTPLFERVFKRADMKLDDPTNQVRIRGHRGPHPREYHQEVFNRVNLATQDCKGVAQCRIALVAELAKIARDLVSEGSDLRKLIAGAARE; encoded by the coding sequence ATGAGAGCTTTCGTAATAGCCGTGCTGATGCTGCTGACGGCCGGATGCGCTACGACTCGGGTCGTCAACCTCAACACGGGATACGGCAAGACAATTAGCTACACGCCCCTTGAGTCCGACCCTGTCGAGATAGGGCGGGATGCCTTCAAGCAAGCTGTCACGCAGCTTGTTCTCGACATGAAATTAGATGTCGCGTTCAAGGAAGTTGAGTGGGATGACCGTCGCTCCCTGCTCGCGTCGAATGGCGGAGTCGTTGACGGTGCTCAGGGGCGAGCCGTCCCGTCGGCCTACGAGCGAATCTGCCAGCGACAGGACGACCCCAACGGCTGCATGGGGATGTTGGCGGGTGGGCTTACGTTCGGGCCGATGGAACGCCGTATGATGGCGCTCTACTTCGCGCTCGATACAGTCTGGGAAGGCGTCGAGGATGCCATCCGAGACATGGTGAACGGGGCTGCTTTACGGGCCATGGTGACGACGATGATCGGGACAGCGCTTGTGATGCTCGTCGCGCCTGAGCCGATTACGAAGGTCATTGCAGTTGCGCTAACTGCATCGCTGATTGCCTATCTCGGTACAGGTCCGGTGTGGAATCTCGGGCGGGGGTTCCTGCGCCTCATGGACGAATCGAGGGACGCCGCGAACGTTTCGGAGCTGGAGCGCGCGGGGCATCGCTTCGGAAAGATCCTTGGAGACAACGGCGCTCGCGTGCTCGTGATCGTCGCCCTGTCGGCGCTCGGCGGTAAGAACGCGATGGCGGCTCAGGGGCCGAGAATGCCGGGCTTCGCTCAGGCGGCGGTCAGGGCAGAGGCAGAAGGGGGCTTCGTACTTGCCGGCGCACTATCGGGAGGGGTCCAGGCGATCTCGGTCTCGTCTGCTGGGGTCCTCAACATTTCGCTTGCTCCGACTGCTGTTGCCGCGGTCGCTATGGGCCCCGGTGCTGGCGTGGGGGCTCGCCCTGCCGTCGGCACTGGGGGAGGTATTCAGGGCGATCCCGATGGCGACGTTCATCACATTTGCACCGACAAGAACGAGGTTTCGACCGCTTCGGGAGGGCCGTGGACACCGCTGTTTGAAAGGGTGTTCAAGAGGGCCGACATGAAGCTCGATGATCCAACCAATCAGGTCCGAATTCGGGGGCACCGGGGGCCGCACCCTCGCGAGTACCATCAGGAGGTATTCAACCGAGTCAATCTGGCAACGCAGGACTGCAAAGGAGTCGCGCAGTGCAGGATTGCCCTGGTTGCGGAACTTGCCAAGATCGCGAGGGACCTCGTAAGTGAGGGGTCGGATCTGCGGAAGCTCATTGCAGGGGCGGCTCGGGAGTAA
- a CDS encoding imm11 family protein yields MERRFFSLTIDVYVKGRWYLGDPTDTQGNEIDDIWQFRRGRPIELREKLCVPVYRSGAPLDVDFAGVGLTPIVGTRAASVFREMASDDVQLFPVEVVGEARPFHLLNVQREIRCVDDAACRSVQYFTVDDVMPEKAGQYRSVMGLRIDKSKVGSARVFRLWGYSIPIIVDGEIKDALEASGTLGGKFEEV; encoded by the coding sequence ATGGAACGTCGCTTTTTCAGCTTGACGATTGATGTTTATGTGAAAGGACGATGGTATCTAGGCGACCCTACAGATACTCAGGGAAACGAGATCGACGATATTTGGCAGTTTAGGCGAGGGCGGCCTATCGAGCTTCGCGAGAAGCTGTGTGTTCCAGTGTATCGCTCCGGTGCGCCTTTGGATGTTGATTTTGCCGGAGTGGGGCTCACGCCCATTGTCGGTACGCGGGCTGCGTCAGTGTTTCGTGAGATGGCCTCCGACGACGTGCAGCTCTTTCCCGTTGAGGTGGTAGGCGAAGCCAGGCCGTTTCATTTGCTCAATGTGCAGCGCGAGATACGCTGTGTTGATGATGCTGCCTGTAGGTCGGTGCAGTATTTTACCGTTGACGATGTGATGCCCGAGAAGGCAGGTCAGTATCGATCTGTCATGGGGCTTCGGATCGATAAATCAAAGGTTGGAAGTGCCCGGGTGTTCAGGCTTTGGGGGTATAGTATTCCCATCATCGTCGATGGCGAGATCAAGGATGCCCTGGAGGCAAGCGGCACCTTGGGGGGGAAGTTCGAAGAGGTCTGA
- a CDS encoding imm11 family protein, with protein MKLPVDVPGRALDFSQAAFAAPVVHARVASALTELAPEEVQTLPVEIQGHPEPFFILVATQLIQCIDERASRHVRKWTPEDGRPEKLGRYRDVRGMRIDPAQVGGAKIFRPRGWAIALIVRDDVKEALERMEATGTEFEEV; from the coding sequence TTGAAGCTTCCCGTGGATGTACCCGGCAGGGCGCTCGACTTCTCACAAGCGGCGTTCGCGGCCCCGGTGGTCCACGCCCGAGTGGCTTCCGCGCTCACGGAGCTGGCTCCCGAGGAAGTGCAGACCCTGCCCGTGGAGATACAGGGCCACCCTGAGCCGTTCTTCATTCTCGTGGCGACCCAACTCATTCAGTGCATTGACGAACGAGCATCAAGGCACGTCCGGAAATGGACCCCTGAAGATGGGCGGCCCGAGAAGCTGGGGAGGTACCGGGACGTGCGAGGGATGCGGATCGACCCGGCGCAGGTGGGTGGCGCCAAAATCTTCCGCCCCCGGGGCTGGGCTATCGCGCTGATTGTCCGGGACGATGTCAAAGAAGCCCTGGAACGCATGGAGGCCACAGGGACGGAGTTTGAAGAAGTCTAG